From a single Bacillus pumilus genomic region:
- the mmuP gene encoding S-methylmethionine permease, whose translation MEQVKDESQQYQRKMTSRHLFMLSLGGVIGTGLFLSSGYTINQAGPAGTILAYLVGALIVYLVMLCLGELSVAMPVTGAFHTYATKYIGPGTGYTVAWLYWLTWTVALGSEFTAAGLLMQRWFPDTSVWMWSGVFALLIFLLNAFTVKFFAESEFWFSSIKVMAIILFIILGGAAMFGLIPLKGGEAAPFFSNFTGEDGLFPNGFLPILMTMLAVNFAFSGTELIGIAAGESVNPDETIPRAIRTTVLRLVLFFVGTIVVLAGLIPVEEAGVIKSPFVVVFDRIGIPYAADFMNFVILTAILSAANSGLYASSRMLWSLSEERTLPKKLAKLTSKGIPLNALILSMIGGILSLLSSVIAPETVYLVLVSISGLAVVVVWMGIAASQLMFRKRFLQEGGQLHDLSFRTPLYPVVPIAAFFLCLASVIGIAFDPNQRIALICGIPFIALCYAAYYVTAWIQKKREEPGV comes from the coding sequence ATGGAACAAGTAAAAGATGAGTCACAACAATATCAACGAAAAATGACGAGCCGCCACCTATTCATGCTTTCTCTAGGCGGCGTCATTGGAACAGGACTCTTTTTAAGCTCTGGGTATACCATCAATCAGGCAGGACCTGCCGGAACGATCCTCGCCTATCTTGTCGGGGCATTAATTGTGTACCTCGTGATGCTCTGTTTAGGTGAGCTGTCTGTCGCCATGCCGGTTACAGGGGCGTTTCATACGTATGCAACAAAATATATTGGACCCGGCACAGGCTATACAGTCGCTTGGCTCTACTGGCTGACATGGACGGTGGCACTTGGTTCGGAATTTACAGCAGCAGGTCTTTTAATGCAGCGCTGGTTCCCAGACACATCGGTTTGGATGTGGAGCGGCGTCTTTGCTCTTCTTATCTTTTTACTCAATGCGTTTACAGTTAAGTTTTTTGCAGAATCAGAGTTTTGGTTTTCCAGCATTAAAGTAATGGCTATTATTCTCTTTATTATTCTTGGCGGAGCTGCGATGTTTGGCTTGATTCCATTAAAAGGCGGTGAAGCCGCTCCGTTTTTTTCTAACTTCACTGGAGAAGACGGACTTTTCCCAAATGGATTTTTACCGATTTTAATGACGATGCTTGCCGTCAATTTTGCTTTTTCAGGTACGGAGTTGATTGGGATTGCTGCGGGTGAGAGTGTTAATCCTGACGAGACCATTCCAAGAGCGATTCGCACAACCGTATTGCGTCTTGTCCTGTTTTTCGTTGGAACGATCGTGGTCTTAGCCGGTTTGATTCCAGTGGAAGAAGCGGGAGTGATCAAAAGTCCATTTGTCGTGGTGTTTGATCGAATCGGGATTCCATATGCCGCAGATTTCATGAATTTTGTCATTTTAACAGCGATCTTATCTGCCGCAAACTCAGGACTATACGCGTCATCCCGTATGCTTTGGTCTCTTTCTGAAGAACGGACACTTCCTAAGAAACTGGCGAAGCTGACATCAAAAGGGATTCCTTTGAATGCACTGATTTTAAGTATGATCGGCGGTATTCTTTCCTTGCTATCGAGTGTCATCGCACCAGAAACGGTATATCTTGTCCTTGTCTCGATCTCTGGGCTGGCTGTTGTCGTCGTATGGATGGGGATTGCTGCCTCACAGTTGATGTTTCGGAAAAGATTTTTACAGGAAGGCGGACAGCTCCATGATTTATCCTTTCGAACCCCGCTCTATCCAGTGGTTCCGATTGCTGCCTTCTTCCTGTGTCTTGCCTCTGTGATCGGCATTGCCTTTGATCCAAATCAGCGGATCGCCCTCATCTGCGGCATCCCTTTCATCGCGCTCTGCTATGCTGCCTATTATGTGACAGCTTGGATACAGAAAAAACGTGAAGAACCTGGTGTATAA
- the mmuM gene encoding homocysteine S-methyltransferase has translation MNPIQSRLQAHAPLILDGALATELERKGCDLNDSLWSAKILIEQPELIQQVHLDYFQAGADCATTASYQTTIDGFAEKGYTKEEALELMKRSVSLAKDARDLFWQDETHRKGRTKPFVAGSVGPFGAYLSDGSEYKGNYGLTEQALIDFHRPRIQALVEAGADILACETIPCLIEATAIAKLLQDEFSGVSAWITFSAKDELHISEGDLLKDCVQALEPYEQIAAVGVNCTPPQFISSLIQEMKKGTSKPIVVYPNSGELYDPEEKVWSGDTPQHTFGECAHQWYKDGAHIIGGCCRTTPEDITDILKLTTS, from the coding sequence ATGAATCCTATTCAAAGCCGTTTACAGGCTCACGCACCTTTGATTTTAGATGGTGCACTTGCAACAGAGCTTGAACGAAAGGGCTGCGATTTAAACGACAGTTTATGGTCAGCCAAAATACTCATTGAACAGCCAGAATTGATTCAGCAAGTACACTTGGATTATTTCCAAGCCGGTGCTGACTGTGCCACAACAGCCAGCTACCAAACAACGATTGATGGCTTCGCTGAAAAAGGCTATACAAAAGAAGAAGCGCTTGAACTGATGAAACGATCTGTCTCTTTAGCAAAAGATGCACGAGATCTGTTTTGGCAGGATGAAACGCATCGTAAAGGTCGGACAAAACCATTTGTTGCAGGATCTGTGGGGCCATTCGGCGCTTATTTGTCTGATGGTTCAGAATATAAGGGAAATTACGGACTTACGGAGCAGGCGCTCATTGATTTTCACAGACCAAGGATTCAGGCATTAGTAGAAGCTGGTGCAGATATTCTTGCGTGTGAAACGATCCCTTGTCTCATTGAAGCAACGGCCATCGCAAAGCTGCTGCAAGATGAATTCAGTGGTGTATCTGCTTGGATCACCTTCAGTGCAAAGGACGAGCTCCACATTAGTGAAGGTGATTTGCTCAAAGATTGTGTACAAGCTTTGGAACCTTATGAACAGATCGCTGCTGTTGGCGTTAACTGTACGCCGCCGCAATTTATCTCTTCTCTCATTCAAGAGATGAAAAAGGGGACAAGCAAGCCGATTGTCGTATATCCAAACTCAGGAGAATTATATGATCCTGAAGAAAAGGTATGGAGCGGGGATACGCCTCAGCATACATTTGGTGAATGTGCGCATCAATGGTACAAAGACGGCGCACATATCATCGGCGGCTGCTGCCGGACAACCCCAGAAGATATCACAGACATCTTAAAACTAACAACATCATAG
- a CDS encoding YitT family protein — MKKCVKDIAMILIGSFLFAAAVNMFVIPLEFGEGGVTGLSIIFYYLFDIAPWLTNLVFNAILLLVGYKYLDKKTTIYTVVAVASNSLFLHLTTTWVVNVHEMIIGAIFAGIIIGIGIGLVLRAGGTTAGSAILGRIANKYLDWNVSYAILFFDLIVVFASYFIIGAEKLMFTIVMLYVGTKVMDFVIEGLNTKKAVTIISSCKDDIAEEINHTLDRGVTILNGRGHYSKESKEILYAVIQKQELMRLKKIIKKIDRDAFVVVHDVRDVFGEGFVNI; from the coding sequence TTGAAAAAATGTGTAAAAGATATCGCAATGATTCTAATTGGTTCTTTTTTATTTGCCGCAGCAGTGAATATGTTTGTCATTCCACTTGAATTTGGTGAAGGCGGTGTAACGGGACTGTCCATCATTTTCTATTATTTGTTTGATATTGCACCATGGCTAACGAATCTGGTGTTTAATGCCATTTTGCTACTTGTGGGGTATAAATATTTGGACAAAAAGACGACGATCTATACTGTGGTTGCTGTCGCAAGTAACTCCCTATTTTTACACCTGACCACAACATGGGTCGTGAATGTTCACGAAATGATTATTGGGGCCATTTTCGCAGGGATTATCATCGGAATTGGGATTGGTCTTGTGCTAAGAGCAGGCGGTACAACAGCTGGTTCTGCCATTCTCGGTAGAATTGCCAACAAGTATTTAGACTGGAATGTAAGCTATGCCATCTTATTCTTTGATCTAATCGTCGTATTTGCTTCCTACTTTATTATTGGTGCGGAAAAACTAATGTTCACGATTGTGATGCTTTATGTGGGAACAAAGGTGATGGACTTCGTCATAGAAGGGCTTAACACGAAAAAAGCAGTGACGATTATTTCTTCATGCAAAGATGATATTGCCGAAGAAATCAACCACACTTTGGATCGAGGCGTGACGATTTTAAACGGCCGCGGTCATTATTCAAAGGAATCGAAGGAAATTCTCTATGCAGTCATTCAAAAGCAAGAGCTTATGCGTTTAAAGAAAATCATTAAGAAAATTGATCGAGACGCATTCGTTGTTGTCCATGACGTGCGTGATGTGTTCGGAGAAGGATTTGTGAATATATAA
- a CDS encoding PadR family transcriptional regulator — protein sequence MNAQLKKGLLEFCVLAVLKNGDSYGYQIIKDMSHCIEISESTLYPILKRLEQNNYVETYSQEYNGRLRKYYRMTKSGREHMAQFLAEWDQVMAIYDFISGGQGNE from the coding sequence ATGAATGCACAATTAAAAAAAGGCTTACTGGAATTTTGTGTACTGGCGGTATTAAAGAATGGCGATTCCTATGGTTATCAAATCATTAAAGATATGTCCCATTGTATTGAGATTTCAGAATCGACATTGTATCCGATATTAAAGCGGTTAGAGCAAAACAATTATGTGGAGACCTATTCCCAGGAATATAACGGTCGATTAAGAAAGTACTATCGAATGACAAAGAGCGGCCGTGAGCATATGGCACAGTTTTTAGCGGAATGGGATCAAGTGATGGCGATTTACGACTTTATTTCTGGAGGACAGGGTAATGAATAA
- a CDS encoding DUF1700 domain-containing protein, with protein MNKKEFLASLEKHLHRLGEKESDRFIEYYDEMIEDYQEDGYSEQEAVHQVGQPAIIAEGILKEQGIKTIQVPTFGEKATRLSILILGFPLWGSILATVFLLILSVYMVIWCIPLVTGTMTLVGLLGGFWSIIGSPFIFQDGLHVVVTQIGVGILLLGVGLLCGIATVYLTQLFIQMTFQTTKAFMGMFKKKVVRV; from the coding sequence ATGAATAAAAAAGAATTTTTAGCTAGCTTAGAGAAGCACCTGCATCGTCTAGGTGAAAAAGAAAGTGATCGGTTCATCGAGTATTACGATGAAATGATCGAGGATTATCAGGAAGATGGCTACAGTGAACAGGAGGCAGTTCATCAAGTGGGTCAGCCTGCCATTATTGCTGAAGGGATTTTGAAGGAACAAGGAATCAAAACCATTCAGGTGCCGACGTTTGGAGAAAAAGCCACAAGGCTCTCCATCCTCATTTTAGGCTTTCCGTTATGGGGCAGTATTCTTGCAACAGTCTTCCTGCTGATTCTTTCTGTGTATATGGTGATTTGGTGCATTCCACTCGTGACAGGAACAATGACGCTAGTTGGTCTGCTTGGCGGTTTTTGGAGCATCATTGGTTCTCCGTTTATCTTTCAGGACGGTTTGCATGTGGTGGTGACGCAGATCGGAGTTGGTATTCTTTTATTAGGTGTCGGATTATTATGCGGCATTGCCACGGTGTATTTGACACAGCTATTTATTCAAATGACTTTTCAAACCACAAAGGCATTCATGGGAATGTTTAAAAAGAAGGTTGTGAGAGTATGA
- a CDS encoding IS1182 family transposase gives MLSKREEERRNQLEVVALDELVPQDHLVRKIDQAIDFDFIYDLVKDHYSSDNGRPSVDPVVLIKMVLIQYLFGIRSMRQTIKEIETNVAYRWFIGYGFSEKIPHFSTFGKNYVRRFHDTDLFEQIFYRILREAMKKGFVDPSIAFIDSTHVKANANKKKLEKKVVRVETRSYQNQLHEEINIDREEHGKKPLPLQNKEETKEVKVSTTDPESGYYVKDEREKSFAYSFHTACDSKGFILGSLVTGGNVHDSRMLDSLVSEVSEKVGKPNVVAVDAGYKTPYLAKFLMDQEIRPVMPYTRPRTKAGYLKKSEYVYDAYFDCYICPNGQILSYRTTTREGYKQYASDSEICKSCSYLDKCTQSQNHTKQIHRHIWQDYLDEADHLRLTQMNKDIYAKRKETIERVFADAKEKHGMRWTKLRGLKKVSMQAMLTFAAMNLKKLANWTWKGPCPA, from the coding sequence ATGTTATCCAAACGTGAAGAAGAAAGACGAAACCAATTAGAAGTAGTGGCTTTAGATGAATTAGTGCCTCAAGATCATCTTGTACGGAAAATAGATCAAGCAATCGATTTTGACTTCATTTATGATCTTGTCAAAGATCATTATAGTTCCGACAATGGTAGACCAAGTGTTGATCCTGTTGTTCTCATTAAGATGGTCTTAATCCAATATCTATTTGGTATTCGCTCTATGCGTCAAACCATTAAAGAAATTGAAACTAACGTGGCTTATCGTTGGTTTATTGGATATGGGTTTTCGGAGAAAATCCCGCACTTTTCTACCTTCGGTAAAAACTACGTGAGACGCTTCCACGATACAGATTTATTTGAACAAATTTTTTATCGAATCTTAAGAGAAGCGATGAAAAAAGGGTTCGTTGACCCTTCAATTGCCTTCATTGATTCCACTCATGTCAAGGCGAATGCCAATAAGAAGAAACTTGAAAAGAAAGTCGTTCGAGTAGAGACGAGAAGTTATCAAAATCAGCTCCATGAGGAGATCAATATTGATCGTGAAGAACATGGAAAAAAGCCCTTACCCCTACAGAATAAAGAAGAAACAAAAGAAGTTAAAGTTAGCACGACTGACCCAGAAAGTGGCTACTATGTAAAGGATGAACGTGAAAAGTCATTTGCTTATTCATTTCATACAGCTTGTGATTCAAAAGGATTTATTTTAGGCTCGTTGGTCACAGGCGGAAATGTTCATGATAGTCGTATGTTGGATTCACTCGTATCAGAGGTATCAGAGAAAGTCGGAAAACCAAATGTAGTCGCAGTAGATGCGGGATATAAAACACCTTATCTCGCTAAGTTTTTAATGGATCAAGAGATAAGACCTGTCATGCCTTACACTCGTCCAAGAACAAAAGCTGGTTATTTGAAAAAGAGTGAATACGTATATGATGCATATTTTGATTGTTACATTTGCCCCAACGGGCAAATTCTCTCTTATCGTACAACGACTAGAGAAGGCTATAAGCAATATGCGTCTGATTCAGAGATATGTAAGTCCTGCTCATATTTAGATAAATGTACACAAAGTCAAAATCACACCAAACAAATTCATCGGCATATTTGGCAGGACTATCTAGATGAAGCAGACCATCTGAGACTGACACAAATGAATAAAGACATTTATGCAAAACGGAAAGAAACAATAGAACGCGTTTTTGCGGATGCAAAAGAAAAGCATGGTATGCGTTGGACGAAACTTCGTGGACTCAAAAAAGTTTCAATGCAGGCGATGCTTACTTTCGCTGCCATGAATCTCAAAAAGCTAGCAAACTGGACATGGAAAGGACCATGTCCAGCGTAA
- a CDS encoding multidrug effflux MFS transporter — MSSLSYPQESKKNRFLLAALLGSLTALAPLAMDMYLPALPNIARDFEASTALSQLSLMACLIGLALGQLIAGPISDTIGRRKLLMIGLIIFIAASLLCTVVTSIWTFILLRLIQGLAGSAGIVIARAIVRDHYEGSEMTKFFALLMLVNGVAPAAAPIVGGQILRFTTWQGVFVLLGILGALMLIRSIFSLKESLPAERRQTGGFQQIVGAMKILASDRLFVGYALSQGLVFAAMFAYISGSPFVLQELFHLSPQGFSAAFAVNSLGIITAGQVFARVAAKIGEEKVLRIGLLTAALGGVALFLMISIDAGLYGILIPLFFVVSSVGIVGTSAPSLAMQHHGAHAGSAAALIGVAQMLLGACMTPLVGLAGSQTAFPMGLIIMLCELGALCCYFFFVARATKRPA, encoded by the coding sequence ATGAGTTCTTTATCTTATCCCCAAGAATCGAAAAAAAATCGATTTCTCCTTGCTGCATTGCTTGGGTCATTAACAGCCCTTGCACCGCTTGCAATGGATATGTATTTACCTGCTTTACCTAATATTGCGCGTGATTTTGAAGCGAGCACTGCTTTGTCCCAATTAAGTCTGATGGCTTGTCTGATTGGACTAGCGCTTGGACAGCTGATTGCAGGTCCTATTAGTGATACGATCGGCAGACGAAAACTGCTGATGATCGGCTTAATTATTTTTATCGCTGCATCACTTTTATGTACGGTGGTCACATCCATTTGGACGTTCATCCTTTTAAGATTGATTCAAGGACTCGCTGGTTCAGCAGGCATTGTCATTGCACGAGCCATTGTGCGAGATCATTATGAAGGATCAGAAATGACGAAATTCTTTGCACTGCTGATGTTGGTCAACGGAGTTGCTCCGGCAGCAGCACCTATCGTGGGCGGACAGATTTTACGCTTCACAACATGGCAGGGTGTATTTGTTCTATTAGGAATTCTCGGAGCGCTGATGCTGATAAGATCCATTTTTTCACTAAAAGAAAGTTTACCTGCGGAACGCAGACAGACTGGGGGCTTTCAACAGATTGTTGGCGCCATGAAAATTTTAGCGAGTGACCGTCTCTTTGTAGGATATGCCCTCTCGCAAGGTCTTGTATTCGCAGCGATGTTTGCTTATATTTCTGGCTCACCGTTTGTGCTCCAGGAGCTTTTCCACCTTTCTCCACAAGGATTCAGTGCTGCCTTTGCGGTGAATAGTCTTGGCATTATCACGGCTGGACAAGTATTTGCCCGCGTGGCAGCGAAAATAGGTGAAGAGAAAGTCCTTCGTATTGGATTGCTGACAGCTGCCTTAGGCGGCGTTGCCTTATTTTTGATGATCTCCATTGATGCAGGATTGTATGGCATTCTTATTCCGCTCTTTTTTGTGGTCTCAAGCGTCGGGATTGTCGGCACCTCTGCCCCGTCTCTTGCGATGCAGCATCACGGCGCGCATGCTGGAAGTGCAGCCGCACTCATCGGTGTGGCACAAATGCTGCTAGGCGCCTGCATGACGCCTCTTGTCGGACTAGCGGGAAGCCAAACAGCCTTTCCAATGGGCCTGATCATTATGCTTTGTGAACTAGGTGCACTTTGCTGTTATTTCTTCTTTGTAGCCAGAGCAACAAAAAGACCCGCATAA
- a CDS encoding GNAT family N-acetyltransferase: MKQQELIIRQAVKEDHEAIRHVLIKSYSQYEPQFTEEGWQNYSAALAAAVDNPNMELMLVAELDSKVVGTLQMFRSSEQAYDKPEMGITSAIVRFLGVDPDVRGKGIAESLLRKSIELTQSWGENVLYLHTSDKMQAAIRLYERMGFERALDKEFVNQNGTHVKSYQYVIQKEQTAGSSHHA; the protein is encoded by the coding sequence TTGAAGCAGCAAGAGCTGATTATTCGTCAAGCAGTCAAAGAAGATCATGAAGCGATCAGGCATGTACTAATCAAATCCTATTCACAATATGAGCCTCAATTTACAGAGGAAGGCTGGCAAAATTATTCTGCAGCCCTTGCAGCGGCAGTAGATAATCCGAACATGGAGCTGATGCTTGTAGCAGAGCTTGACAGCAAGGTCGTCGGGACGCTTCAAATGTTCCGGTCATCAGAGCAAGCGTATGACAAACCTGAAATGGGCATTACATCAGCCATCGTCCGGTTTTTAGGAGTAGATCCTGATGTTAGGGGAAAAGGAATTGCTGAGTCATTGTTACGTAAAAGCATTGAACTCACGCAATCATGGGGCGAAAATGTCCTGTACCTTCATACATCTGATAAAATGCAGGCTGCCATTCGTCTATATGAAAGAATGGGCTTTGAGCGCGCATTAGATAAAGAATTTGTGAATCAAAATGGAACGCATGTTAAGAGCTATCAATATGTCATCCAGAAAGAACAGACGGCAGGTTCATCACATCACGCATAA
- a CDS encoding DUF402 domain-containing protein, with protein MLFSLQADRWDQVIERKIKYDQKVVEHACLLLDVHGEQAVLFHKIEEAFTMKAGDGDLTIPKGSYTTAYYWKDRPYNLYFWRDDQGKELGSYFNIVGDTRFKGQLVMFEDLIVDLLVLPNGDFFVLDEDELPESLADFEQGSVSRALEGVMASLESLLDQVRADAEGKYHHRLFEPMLK; from the coding sequence ATGTTGTTTTCGCTACAGGCCGATCGTTGGGATCAAGTAATCGAGAGAAAAATCAAATACGATCAGAAAGTTGTGGAACATGCCTGTCTGCTGTTAGACGTACATGGTGAGCAGGCTGTGCTTTTTCACAAGATTGAAGAAGCATTTACGATGAAGGCAGGCGATGGGGATTTGACCATTCCAAAAGGGAGCTATACGACCGCCTATTATTGGAAGGATCGTCCCTACAATTTATATTTCTGGAGAGATGATCAAGGGAAGGAACTAGGGTCTTATTTTAATATTGTGGGGGATACACGTTTCAAAGGCCAGCTGGTCATGTTTGAAGACCTCATTGTTGATCTTCTCGTTCTACCGAATGGTGATTTTTTTGTATTGGATGAAGATGAATTGCCAGAGAGTTTAGCAGATTTTGAACAAGGTTCGGTGAGTCGTGCATTAGAGGGTGTGATGGCTTCATTAGAAAGCTTACTTGATCAAGTGAGGGCAGATGCCGAAGGGAAATATCATCACCGCTTGTTTGAGCCGATGTTGAAATAA
- a CDS encoding S8 family peptidase, with translation MQGAIALKKKIVVVIAFLLALTTALPIHSQAAAPPKETDVIIVYKNQKGKQTAIEESEKVNAQYIHLPAVAVTADEQAVSSLKKDPNIAYVSKNVKVKLASSTMKKTAAATGQNLLVQKSYNLQKLNVKQAIKEGVTGKNVKVAVLDTGISPHEDLKVTGGKSFVNYTSSYKDDEGHGTHVAGTIGALNNDYGTVGVASGAKLYAVKVLDKKGEGDLYSLLRGIDWAISNKMDIMNLSLGFEDNIPILRSAVDEAYKKGLLVVAASGNDGKKNDISYPAAYNSVIAVSATTDKDKLASISNTGKGIEFSAPGQNVISTYLKNEYWYATGTSQATPHVTGMLALLKQLHPKKTNGQLRTLLRSYTVDLGAKGKDSQFGYGRVQYIPQSTFVKAATSAVKKAETSKKQADVDQAKTRIGRLTASKQKTALTKRVKKVQGTIDIRSARAKVKTAEKTKTQGAIKSAQTAIKKLNKGKEKTSLQNRLDKVKKQVAYQKKVKDAKQKVKKAETKRTKKNKASAQSAVKQLKASKTKTSLQKRLNRIKV, from the coding sequence ATGCAAGGAGCTATCGCCTTGAAAAAGAAAATCGTTGTAGTCATCGCGTTTCTTCTTGCGTTGACAACTGCTTTGCCTATCCATTCGCAGGCAGCTGCACCGCCAAAAGAAACAGATGTCATTATCGTCTATAAAAACCAAAAAGGAAAGCAAACAGCTATTGAAGAAAGTGAAAAAGTGAATGCACAGTACATACATCTTCCTGCTGTCGCTGTGACAGCAGATGAACAAGCCGTCTCGTCACTCAAAAAAGACCCAAACATCGCATACGTGTCAAAAAACGTGAAGGTCAAACTCGCTTCTTCTACTATGAAAAAAACCGCTGCCGCTACGGGTCAGAATCTATTAGTTCAAAAATCTTACAACCTGCAAAAGCTGAATGTAAAGCAAGCGATAAAAGAAGGCGTCACGGGGAAAAATGTGAAGGTAGCCGTTTTAGATACTGGTATTTCTCCACATGAGGATTTAAAGGTAACCGGCGGTAAATCATTCGTGAACTACACATCCTCCTATAAAGATGATGAAGGGCACGGCACACATGTCGCTGGAACGATTGGTGCGCTCAATAACGATTACGGCACAGTCGGCGTTGCTTCTGGCGCGAAGCTGTATGCTGTGAAAGTGTTAGATAAAAAAGGAGAAGGCGATCTGTACAGCCTGCTTCGAGGCATCGATTGGGCGATCAGCAATAAGATGGATATTATGAATCTCAGTCTAGGTTTCGAAGATAATATTCCTATCTTGCGTTCAGCAGTGGATGAAGCATATAAAAAAGGACTGCTCGTTGTGGCTGCAAGCGGAAATGATGGGAAAAAGAATGACATTAGCTACCCTGCCGCTTACAATAGCGTCATTGCTGTTTCTGCAACGACGGACAAAGACAAACTCGCGTCTATCTCAAATACAGGGAAAGGCATTGAATTTTCTGCCCCTGGCCAGAACGTCATTAGCACTTATTTAAAGAATGAATATTGGTATGCAACAGGTACTTCACAAGCCACGCCGCATGTCACAGGCATGCTGGCGCTGTTGAAGCAGCTTCATCCGAAGAAAACAAATGGGCAGCTTCGCACCTTATTGCGCAGCTATACAGTGGATCTTGGTGCAAAAGGGAAGGATTCACAATTCGGCTATGGCCGCGTGCAATATATACCACAGTCCACCTTTGTAAAGGCTGCGACCAGCGCTGTCAAAAAAGCCGAAACATCTAAAAAACAGGCAGATGTCGATCAAGCCAAAACGAGAATTGGACGACTTACAGCAAGTAAACAAAAAACAGCACTCACGAAACGGGTGAAAAAGGTACAAGGAACGATTGATATCCGCTCGGCACGTGCAAAGGTGAAAACAGCCGAAAAAACCAAAACACAAGGTGCCATTAAAAGCGCCCAAACGGCCATCAAAAAGCTAAACAAAGGCAAAGAAAAAACAAGCCTGCAAAACCGGCTCGACAAAGTCAAAAAACAAGTCGCCTATCAAAAGAAAGTGAAAGACGCCAAACAAAAGGTCAAAAAAGCCGAAACCAAACGAACGAAGAAAAATAAAGCATCGGCTCAAAGTGCTGTCAAACAGCTAAAAGCTTCTAAAACGAAAACCAGTTTACAAAAACGATTGAACCGGATCAAAGTGTAA